atggatggatgatggacagggatggacacaggatggatgatggatggatgatggacagggatggacacaggaaGGATGATGGATAGGGATGGACAcaggatggatgatggatggatgatggacagggatggacacaggaaGGATGATGGATAGGGATGGACacaggatggatggatggatggatggatggatggatggatggatggatggatcaaTGAATGGATGGACAcaggatggatgatggatggatgatggacagggatggacacaggaaggatgatggatggatgatggacagggatggacacaggatggatgatggatggatgatggacagggatggacacaggatggatgatggatggatgaacaggctgtgctggctctgtcccttcccaggagcaggaattgGGTCCAGGGGccagcaggctgtgctggctctgccctCTGCCGGGGACCCTGacccagctgtgcccatccccgGCAGGTTCTGGTTCCGTCTCTACTGGTTCCCCCTGAAGGTGCTCTACGCCACCTGCCACTCCAGCCTGCAGTCCGTCCCCAACAtccccttctacttcttcttcAACGCCCTGCTGCTCGTGCTCACCCTGATGAACATCTACTGGTTCCTGGTGGGTGACCCgggagctgccctgcccagactgggctggggacagcagggacctgtcccctccccttggggacagcagggagatGTCCCCTCCCCTCGGGGACAGCCCTGTCCTCGCTGCTGCTGGCGTGGCAGCGATGGAGGAGGTTTGGGGGCTCAGGGGagggggagggctggggggaaTTCAGAGTGTCTGACACCCCGCGGGGAGTGATAACAGCAGGGAGAGGTGTGAACGCTCTGGGAATGCTCCTGCCCCACAAAGGGACTGGGGAGAGGTGTGAACGCTCTGGGAATGCTCCTGCCCCACAAAGGGACTGGGGAGAGGTGTGAACGCTCTGGGAATGCTCCTGCCCCAGAAAGGGACTGGGGAGAGGTGTGAACGCTCTGGGAATGCTCCTGCCCCAGAAAGGGACTGGGGAGAGGTGTGAACGCTCTGGGAATGCTCCTGCCCCCGAAAGGGACTGGGGAGAGGTGTGAACGCTCTGGGAATGCTCCTGCCCCCGAAAGGGACTGGGGAGAGGTGTGAACGCTCTGGGAATGCTCCTGCCCCAGAAAGGGACTGGGGAGAGGTGTGAACGCTCTGGGAATGCTCCTGCCCCAGAAAGGGACTGGGGAGAGGTGTGAACGCTCTGGGAATGCTCCTGCGTGCCCCAGGCTGCGggagggctggagaggggaGATCCGTGCTGATTCCCTCATCCCTGGGATGAAAGCAGGAATTCTCCCAGAAGTTCTGCTCCGAGTCACAAACCCCATCCCGGGGCTGTGGCCGTCCCGGGGGGAGCTGCCCTGCCCgaaatggggagggggcagcagggaaaggtCCCCCCGTGCCTgagggtccctgtcccctgtgcccccagtaCATCGTGCTGTTCGTGGccaaggtgctgctggggcagatgCAGGAGGTGAACGATGTCCGTGAGTACGACgtggaggagagcaggaaaCCCGGGAAGGAGGCTGGGATCCAGCTGCCCCAGGCTCTGAAGGAAGGGTACGTGCAattccagactggtttgggtcaGAAAACCCTCAAGCACATCCAGCACACCTCCCATGGCCCCAGGGtctggccttggcactgccagggatccaggggcagccacagctgctctgggaattccatcccattccctgcccaccctcccagccaggaatcccttcccaatatcccaccccAATCTCCCTTTTCCCAGTTTAAATCcactccctgtgtcctgtccctccacgccttgtcccagtccctccccagctctcctggagcccctttaggtcctggaagggctctgagctctccctggagctgctccctcgTGCTGGGTCCATCAAAGTGCACAGCCCCGGGGACAGGAGTGTGCCCTGCCGGGCAGGGAGGGTTTGCTGTGGGCACGGGGCTGACCCGggctctgctcttccccagGCTGCACCTCAAGAACGGCCTCGTGAAGGACAAGAGGTTGTGAGGGCGGCGTGGCCACGGCTGCCAgggcctggcactgccaggaccctgctggggagcctgccAAGGACAGCCCCACGGAGAACTTCACCCCtgccccctgccagccctgcccgcagccGGGAGGACACGCCACTGCCAGGACAGGGCCCCtgggggctgggcagtgccccgTGCCCTGTGCCCGGGCCGGGGGCTCCCTGTGGCCCCGGtgggctgtgctggcccaggtggggctggggctgcctttgTGTCCCTGGTGTTGCTCCACGTTCTCAGCCCCGCTGTGACACCCCCTGGACCCTCCCTCTGAgccccctcagctgctccagctccagcctgggcagggagctcctgtcctgcctgggcagggggccCCGAGGccagctgtgctccagctgtgctccagctgtgctccagctgccacCCAGGGACTGCAGAGGTGGCcttgcaggagtcactgtcacctgcagctcccagtgcaggaaatccagctcaggagctgcagcccagccctctGGAGGAGGCCCAGGAGCTTcagtttccttgggaaaaaCCTGTGCAGGTTTTGGAGTGGCCTAAAAAGGGTcctgcaggtccctgctgggggattccccccagggctgtcccctcgCTGAAGGAAGAACAGAGAgttcctgctcctgggctggatttccaaaaaaacagagaattcctgctcctgggatgggattttgggaagaacAGACAATTCtttctcctgggctgggattttgggaagaacagacaattcctgctcccagggctgggtttttgggcagctccagccctgcaggttccgggtccctgccctgggcagctcgGTGGGTTCGGgtccctcgctgtcccctcgctgtcccctcccaggccaggaccctcagctccctcccccagcagccagagggctgttccaggtgggaatttgtgggatttttccATGTTTGGTCTCTCACGGTGATTCCCCTCCAGGCTTGTTGTGTCTGAGCCTGAGTGGGGCTGGTGGGAATGTCCCCAAGCTGTGGCAGGACCTTGTCCCTCCCTGTGACTTCTGGGGTGTCAGAGGAGCACCCCAGTGCTGGAATTCCTTGGTTTTCCGTGGGATTTGTGGGGCAGGAAGGGCCCTGATCCCCCAGCATGGGCCGGAGCAGAGCGGGGGTGACCTGGGGGGATAAAATGAATTTTCCAGTGCTGGCACTGAGCTGGGTGGCTCCAGCTGGCCTGGGGGCTGTGGCATCGAGGGGTGACTGGTGGCATCTCTGCTGTGATGGccaggaaggggctgggggacctgggggtgcctggctggggcaggaccCGGCGCTGGCAGGGGCCGCTGGTTTTGGGGCCGCTGGTTTTGGGGGTCAGTGGTTTTGGGGCCGATGGTTTTTGGGGCCCTGTGAAGCAGGACTTTGATGGTTTGATGTGCCGGAGGCTGATGGCTTTAAGAGAGAAGCGTTGGACGCCGTGATTGAGttaaaaaagggatttttgggaggaaGAAGAGCTGGCTCCGGGTCTGCCCCAGCTCCGGGCAGCGCCTTTGGGAGCAGCGCTGGATTCCCATCCCCACCCCTGGAGCGGGCGCTCCGGAGATGCGGGACAGACGGCGGAGGCCCTGAAAGGGTTAAGGGGTGCCGGGGCTGCAGGATCCCACCCAGCCGGGAGCGCCGCGGTGCTGATTGAGCTCGGGGCCCATCAAAGGCGGCGATCagggccccagccccggccggcTGCTCTCTGTCCGGGCGAGCGCAGCGGGATGTGGCTCCTccgcagcctggcctgggcgcTGCTGGGCGCCGGGCTGAGCCCCGGGCTGAGCCCCGGGCTGGGCGCCGGGCTGAGCCCCGGGCtgagccccgggctgggctccGGGCTGGGCTCCGGGCTGGGCCCCGGGCTGAGCCCCGGGCTGAGCCCCGGGCTGGGCGCCGGGCTGAGCCCCGGGCTGAGCCCCGGGCTGGGCGCCGGGCTGAGCCCCGGGCTGGGCGCCGGGCTGAGCCCCGGGCtgagccccgggctgggctccGGGCTGGGCTCCGGGCTGGGCCCCGGGCTGAGCTCCGGGCTGGGCGCCGGGCTGAGCCCCGGGCTGAGCCCCGGGCTGAGCCCTCCGGAGCGCTCCCTGCTGCGGGCGCTGGGGCTCCGCGCCAGGCCCAGCCCCAAGCGCCCCGCGCCGGTGCCGCCCGTGCTCTGGAGGATCTTCCACAAGAGCAGGGCGCTGCCCTGGCCCGGCGAGCCGGACTCCTGCCGGGTGGAGGAGTTCAATGTCCCCGGGAACATCGTCCGAGTCTTCGCCGACCAAGgtacagcctctgggcatcccgggctccagccctggctccgCTCCTTCCGTCCTTCCCCGTGTCCCGAGGCCGCAGCTGGATCCCGGGAGAAATCCCCGCGGGCTGGAgtccctgtgggtgctgccGGTGATGGTTTTTGGGTTTGGAACCCCGAGGAGGGGCGTGAGGGGGGAGCCGTGCCAGGCTCTGTCCTGGAGCCCCTAAATCCCTCCCGAGGTGCTGGCTTGATCCCAGCCCCGATCCCAACCCTGATCCCAACCCTGATCCCAACCCTGATccagccctgatcccagccccgATCCCAGCCCCGATCccaggttttggggtgcccgGTGCTGGAGGTGAGTGGGATGTGGCTGCAGGAACGGGATCAGCAGCAGCTcgggcagggatgggatgctcgaccccccccccccccattgtCCCAGCGCCTCTGGCTGACCCCAGGGCACATCTGGCTGACCCCAGGGCACATCTGGCTGCTCCGAGCCGTTCTCAGTCCCCTGGGGACTGTTTGATTGGTGCCCCTGAGGTCTCAAGGCACCCCAGAGCTCTTTTCTCTCCTGGTTCCAGTTTGGCTCGGGCTGGCTGAACCAGGCTCCCCAAATTCGCTGCTTTTTGCCCTCTTTTCCCCGATCCCCCTCACCGCCAGCCCATCCCATGAGCCGATCCTGCTCACGCAGGGATTCCCCATCCCGGGAGCCgatcctgcccagccccagggattcCCCATCCCGGGAGCCGATCCTGCTCACCCCGGGGTTCCCCAACCCGGGAGCCgatcctgcccagccccagggattcCCCATCCCGGGAGCCGATCCTGCTCACCCCGGGgttcccccagccctggagctgatCCTGCTCACCCCGGGGTTCCCCCAGCCCATCCCGGGAGccggccctgcccagccccgcgTTCAGCCACCCCAGCCCGGTTTCTCCTTTGCCAGGCCGCTTCCTGCCcgcggggcagccccagggctggctgtgcctgcgGAAGCTCCTGTTCTTCAACCTCTCGGCGCTGCAGGAGGGCGAGCGCCTGAccatggcccagctggagctgcagttcCAGCACAACTCCTACCAGGGCCCGAGCCCGGggcaggctctggagctgcGGCTGTACGCGGTGTCGCCCCGGGGGCAGCCCCGGCGCGGCCGGCGGCCGCTGCTGGAGCGCTCGCTGCTGCAGCTGCGCAAGTCCCTGCTGTTCGACCTGAGCGCGGCGCTGCGGGCCGGGCGGCTGCCGGCGCGGGGCTTGTCCTTCGTGCTGGAGCTGTCGCTGAGCGGCCCCGCCGGGAGCCCGCGGAGCCCctgcggcagcgccgccgccttcGCGGCCACctcgctgctgctggtgacGCTGGGCCCGCAGTGCGGGGCTGCCCGCCGCAGGAGGagcgcccccggccccgcgctgacccccagccccctgtgcaAGCCCCGCCGGCTCTACATCAGCTTCAGCGACGTGGGCTGGGAGAACTGGATCATCGCCCCGCAGGGCTACCTGGCCAACTACTGCCGCGGGGACTGCCCCTTCCCGCTGGCCGCCGAGCTGAACAGCACCAACCACGCCGTGCTGCAGACCATGGTGCACTCGCTGGACCCGCGGGGCACGCCGCAGCCCTGCTGCGTGCCCGTCAGGCTCTCCCCCATCTCCATCCTCTACTACGACAACAGCGACAACGTGGTGCTGCGGCACTACGAGGACATGGTGGTGGACGAGTGCGGCTGCAGGTAGCGGGAGGGAGCGACGGACAGAGGGAACGACGGACAGAGGGAACGATGGACAGAGGGGGGAATAATGGATAAAGGGGGGAACGACGGACAGAGGGAACGACGGACAGACGGAACAATGGATAAAGGGGGGAATTATGGACAGAGGGGGGAATTGTGGACAGAGGGGGAATTATGGACAAAGAGGGGAACGATGGACAAAGGGGGGAATGATGGACAGAGGAGGGACCAAACGCCGCTGGGAAAGCCccgctgtgcccagggctgccctctggcactaaGGGGTGCTGCTGGTTCAGGATTAGCTGCGAGGGGGCTGTGGGGTTATGACCAAGCCTGGCGCTGGCCCCTCCTCGGCAGGGGGTGCTGGCACCGCGCTGTGAATCCCACGTTTCCCCCCTTGcagctttttggggtttttggctGAACCCTGCAGATTTCTCAGGGCATAAATGACTTTTCTGGGTGGATCGGGGCTGGGGGTTGCCTGGGGTGGGgtccagctgcagggacagggctggagcgAGCAAATCCCTTGGcaggggaggcagaggcaggcaggagctccCTCTGTGCTGTTTGCAGGGTGTGGGTGGTGatggggtggtttgggggcAGGGCTTCAGTTGGGTGCCCAAATGCAGTGGAGGTTTTGcctaaaaaattgttttccctaaaaaatggtgaattaaaaaaaaaaggagattttatCTAAGAAATCCTCTGGGAGCTGCATCCAGGGGCAGCACCCTGCAGGGAACGTGGCTGAGGGaacccaggctgtgctgggtcaGTGGCTCtcccctcccagcctgctgtgAGTCagtattaatttattaatttaccTCATTTGCAAACAGAtgagcccaggctgtccccgagtgtcccagggcaggagccagccgAGCCTGGGGcaagggcagagctcagagctctgcacattttgcttttccaggctgttttgggtgcatttgttgggttttgtggcagcgggcagccccgggcccTTTGTGGTGTCActgaggggcagcagggaccccaatttgggccctttcccatccccgagctctgctctgcccttccactgcaggggctgagccgagcccagctgagctggacCCGAGTGTGGAACCACCAGAGCCAGGCTTTGGGGATTTTCTGGAACCACCAGAGCCAggctttggggattttggggacacCGAAAAGGAATCCCAGTTagacttgaattttttttctctttatttctgaACTGTGAAGCCGTGGTGcagctttgggttttttgctgtttcctCCTTGGGCTCTGATGTTTTCTCACCTCCTCCCCCCAGGGGAAGCTCTGAGGGTTTCACCACTGGGGGTGccttggggtggttttttttttttgttttcacacCCAAAATGTGGAGCTGAAgacccagcctggagcagctttAGCTGggttcccattcccaaacccacCCCGCCCGGCTCTGCTCCATTTCAGTGTTCAAAGGGCTCAACTCCAGCAGGAGCCATTTCATTCTGATTTTAGACGGGCAGAGGAAGAAAACCTTGAAGCATTCCTGGGTTTGTGGCCACCCGGGGGGGAgtgacagccaggacaggacCCGGGCTCAGCCTGGCCTGAGTCTGAGCCCAGGGTGGTGCCAAGGCCAGGCCTAAACCCCCCAGAGCCAGctctgagcccccagccccgagcctGGCAGGGCAAAGCCATTTCTGTGTTTCCTCCAGGCTGGGAGCTCTTCCCAAATCCTGGCGCTGGAAGAGGGGGGGCCCTTCCCAGTattcccagttctcccagttgAGTCGCTCACCCCTCTGCTATGCACACCCCCACTTTTGTACTAGtcttgtgtttaaaaaaagtaataaactTGAAGTTTATACAATCAGACTAAAGCTTTAATGAACGTTGCATGGTTTCCTCATTGAAACTTAAGGGCCACCTTGAATGCAAGAGctgtttattctttttttttaattgatgaCAAAcaggttttaaaacaaaactgagacaaaaaaattaattaattaaaaaaaaaagagttttaacACCGTGCTAGCACTGATGTCTGGATTTGTAAAACTCAAAGAGTTTGAActgctacaaaggaaaaaaccagcACGAAGCAGAGGCAAGCATTCCCAGCAGTGAAATAAAGGgtgaggggagaggagggggctACATTACTCATGGAAAGCTTTGCACAGAGGGGTTCAGCTTAAACCTACCCGAAAAGTCTACGCCACTACGCTGCctaccaaggaaaaaaaattaaaaagccctTCGGCAAtgttaataaataaaacaagtCCATCTCACGAGGAAGGAAGGTGGCCTGTGTCTCCATTCTTTCACTGTTTTAGAATCTAAACTCTGGAGGCTTTGGATGAGAAAAGAATGGGTTTTGTGAGTTGagatttttgtggtttttgcaGTTTCTGCAGCTcccccccggggctgggggagcaggtcCCTCTGGGCTGGGGTCCCacgccagggctgctctggggcaaATCCTGCAAATCCAGGGCAGGGATCTCCAGGAAGGACAGGAATGAAAGGGTTTCCCCTCCCCGGGTACAAAACGGGGTCTGAGCTGTTTGAAGTACATTCAGATGAGAGGTATTTTgagtttttccccccaaaaaaggacTAGAAACACTTGGAGCCCTTTGAGTGTAAAGCTTAACTCCAGGCCGAGGAACtgccaggctctggctcagtctctgctgctgctgccaggggggAGGCAGAGGTTACTCTAATTCAGGGTCTAGAACGGGGCTGGAGGAGTCAATTCTCTCTCGGTTCCTAGAAAAGGTTTGGACAGAAATGAAAAGCTCCCAAGTGCTCCCTGTGAGCGTTCCAGACGTGGCTCCACCTCAGCGTGGCTGGCACCTCCCAGCCCTGaccccagctgggctgagccctctgctgctgagcagagcttccagctcctcaccctgcccctctcctgccacGAAGCCACCCCAAAGCCTGACCCACTGTCCCAAATCAAACCCAGCTCTGTCTCTCAGAGGCCACCACCTTCCACCACCTGCCTGCCTTGTCCGTCTGTCCATCCTGCTCCTGCAATGGCGTGGAGTCTTTCCTTCCATCCAAAATAATCCCCAATTTCCACTACTCCTCCCCAAGAGCTGTGGGGACCAAAGCAGGCCTGGCTGCACCTTCTCTCCAGGGCCGAAGGGCACAGGAACCCGTCCCCCTTCAAGCATAAAGTTCATCTTACAGAAAGGCTGTTTTTCACAGAGTAGAGTCCAGACAGTTGCCAATTAAAGCATACAGAAAACACTTTGAAACCCTCCTGCTCGAGCACGCAGGCTCCTCTCACTCTAAACCTATCCCATGTAGGAAGAAGAGGCTGATTGCTGCAACTTGAAATCACACTGAAAGTTCTCAAGGATGGTGCTCTAATTTTTgtttgaaacaatttttttttggtttttttttttaaagtttttttttgtaatataaGCTTCTCAGAACAAGGATCTAAATCTCCCAGGTCCACCACTAAGAATTCAGAGACAAAACTTCTTAAAAAATTCAGTGCTCTTTTTGAAAGAATCTCTTTAAAACCACCTCGTTCAGAATGTGGGCGACACGATGACAACAAATTTCAGAGCCAGTGTTGGACAACAAAACCTGCACCTCAGAGTTGAGCAGCAGCTGGATTCTGCTTGGCTGGCTGTCACCCAGGCAGGgactttctctctctctctcttttttccccttctctcagATAC
Above is a window of Passer domesticus isolate bPasDom1 chromosome 21, bPasDom1.hap1, whole genome shotgun sequence DNA encoding:
- the GDF1 gene encoding embryonic growth/differentiation factor 1 produces the protein MWLLRSLAWALLGAGLSPGLSPGLGAGLSPGLSPGLGSGLGSGLGPGLSPGLSPGLGAGLSPGLSPGLGAGLSPGLGAGLSPGLSPGLGSGLGSGLGPGLSSGLGAGLSPGLSPGLSPPERSLLRALGLRARPSPKRPAPVPPVLWRIFHKSRALPWPGEPDSCRVEEFNVPGNIVRVFADQGRFLPAGQPQGWLCLRKLLFFNLSALQEGERLTMAQLELQFQHNSYQGPSPGQALELRLYAVSPRGQPRRGRRPLLERSLLQLRKSLLFDLSAALRAGRLPARGLSFVLELSLSGPAGSPRSPCGSAAAFAATSLLLVTLGPQCGAARRRRSAPGPALTPSPLCKPRRLYISFSDVGWENWIIAPQGYLANYCRGDCPFPLAAELNSTNHAVLQTMVHSLDPRGTPQPCCVPVRLSPISILYYDNSDNVVLRHYEDMVVDECGCR